One window from the genome of Elephas maximus indicus isolate mEleMax1 chromosome 8, mEleMax1 primary haplotype, whole genome shotgun sequence encodes:
- the LOC126082035 gene encoding putative uncharacterized protein C1orf229, producing MTRDPGSLGNRGLRGRQSRWGPGPSWRRGLRGAARRRLKQSRAAGALRTDPATPSPGPLPSPPGPPRAPAPSETSRPAPRQPLRRGRVLPARTRTFQTSQLTRTPGNSSPARGAEQGRRGEPPGRSGAQRGPGSASALACSGPWPGRPCRSRVILVSRGRTRRGPSLPAALPALLRRPTPAGGFQSRQPPPPPPLTRGRGAGVGAAWGRGGPRRDSGAARALWEGARQRRAHPTQGVGPAPPPDSKGAERAAEAAEGPSERGAPLPGREAGRRQGGAGLRWGSVSLAWPHRPLLTNQPHRRRGGGGSFAASSLGPRRGGPELSGTRQSRRRRATVGGRLRRRPGRSSCGGSAGTRRPRAAAARDAGISCAPGFRRVSPFSDVGS from the coding sequence TCTCCGGGGCAGACAGTCGAGGTGGGGGCCGGGGCCCAGCTGGCGCCGCGGCCTGAGGGGCGCAGCGAGGCGCAGACTCAAACAATCGAGGGCCGCGGGGGCCCTGCGGACCGACCCAGCCACCCCCTCGCCGGGGCCCTTGCCGTCGCCGCCCGGGCCTCCCCGCGCGCCGGCGCCCTCAGAAACTTCGCGACCAGCCCCGCGCCAGCCCCTCCGCCGCGGCCGGGTCCTCCCCGCGCGCACACGCACTTTCCAGACGAGCCAACTCACCCGGACCCCGGGGAACTCATCTCCAGCCCGCGGCGCAGAGCAGGGTAGGCGCGGCGAGCCGCCGGGGCGCAGCGGGGCCCAGCGGGGCCCCGGCTCGGCCTCCGCCCTAGCGTGCAGCGGCCCCTGGCCCGGTCGCCCCTGTCGCAGCCGTGTGATCCTCGTCTCGCGCGGACGGACGCGCCGGGGCCCAAGCCTTCCTGCCGCCCTCCCCGCCCTCCTCCGTCGCCCAACTCCAGCAGGCGGATTCCAATCTcggcagccgccgccgccgccgccactcaCACGGGGGCGCGGCGCGGGTGTGGGGGCCGCGTGGGGGAGGGGCGGGCCTCGGCGAGACTCCGGCGCCGCGCGCGCGCTCTGGGAGGGCGCCCGCCAGCGCCGCGCGCACCCAACCCAGGGCgtcggccccgccccgcccccggacTCGAAAGGAGCCGAGCGGGCAGCGGAAGCGGCCGAAGGGCCCTCGGAGCGCGGCGCCCCGCTGCCGGGGAGGGAAGCGGGCCGCCGGCAAGGGGGCGCCGGGCTGCGGTGGGGGAGCGTCTCCCTCGCCTGGCCCCACCGGCCCCTCCTCACTAACCAGCCCCACCGCCGCCGCGGTGGCGGGGGCTCCTTCGCCGCCTCCTCGCTCGGCCCAAGACGAGGCGGCCCCGAGCTCTCCGGAACCCGCCAGTCCCGGCGCCGCCGGGCGACCGTCGGGGGACGCCTGAGACGCCGCCCCGGACGGAGCAGCTGTGGCGGAAGCGCGGGGACACGCCGGCCGCGTGCTGCGGCGGCCAGGGACGCCGGTATCTCCTGTGCTCCCGGGTTTCGTCGTGTTTCTCCCTTTTCCGACGTAGGCTCGTGA